A stretch of Sphingorhabdus sp. YGSMI21 DNA encodes these proteins:
- the pepN gene encoding aminopeptidase N, translating into MADAAPAPKDPATIRREDYRPPAWFIPEVELDFQLGLDHTLVRSKLDVRRSKSARADEPLVLQGDDITPNAVKVDGAAFTDWKLVEGDLVLPLSGASHIVEIEVELDPSTNTQLMGLYASNGMLCTQCEAEGFRRITFAPDRPDVLSRYQVRMEADKAKFPVLLCNGDKVADGDGENGRHWVQWNDPWPKPSYLFALVAGDLVANNDSFTTRSGKPVELNIWVRDGDLDRTGHAMQAVKDSMRWDEETYGREYDLGLFNIVAVSDFNMGAMENKGLNIFNSRYILADPEVATDADFDGIEGVVAHEYFHNWSGNRVTCRDWFQLSLKEGFTVYRDQSFSADMGSAALKRIEDVRILRAAQFPEDAGPLAHPIRPESYQEISNFYTATIYNKGAEIIRMMNTLMGPENFRKGTDLYFDRHDGEAATCEDFVTAMEDGGDIDLKQFRKWYETPGTPRVSATLSHDPQTGTATIRLTQRIAQNGEKPKPSELLIPLRTALLDPETGAHQGEQLLLLDQAEKSFALEGYKERPILSINRGFSAPIILDSDQTAEELAFLSAHDDDPFARFEAMQQLMTNYLTARVSGTPVDRDIILLAVAKILADTSIDPAFLAELIQLPSEAFLGDQMVEVDPQAIHEEREKLRGKIAVQFEKQFRKLYKSCWPGEFSLDAEARGKRKLRNVTLGYLAASFSEDAAEIAFDQYREADNMTAMQGALAVLSNLESEERSAAFDNFYKRFKDNALVLDKWFSLQAMSQRPDALKRIDSLSRHPDFTLSNPNRVRALYGAFTGNAVRFHDPSGKGYQLIADMVIALDKQNPQTAARFIPPLGRWRRYERGRSELMRLALEKIAGQPDLSKDVAEQVHKSLA; encoded by the coding sequence ATGGCCGATGCCGCGCCAGCCCCCAAGGATCCCGCGACGATCCGGCGCGAGGACTATCGTCCGCCTGCCTGGTTCATTCCGGAAGTCGAACTGGATTTCCAGCTCGGTCTGGATCATACGCTGGTCCGTTCGAAACTGGATGTCCGCCGGTCGAAAAGCGCCCGGGCAGATGAACCGCTGGTGCTGCAGGGAGATGATATCACCCCGAACGCGGTCAAGGTGGACGGTGCCGCATTTACCGACTGGAAACTGGTCGAGGGCGATCTGGTCCTGCCGCTGAGCGGCGCATCGCATATCGTCGAAATTGAGGTCGAACTCGATCCGTCGACAAACACCCAGCTGATGGGTCTCTATGCATCGAACGGGATGTTGTGCACGCAGTGCGAGGCGGAAGGATTCCGCCGGATCACTTTTGCTCCCGACCGGCCCGATGTGCTGAGCCGCTATCAGGTGCGGATGGAAGCGGACAAGGCGAAATTCCCCGTATTGCTGTGCAACGGCGACAAGGTTGCCGACGGCGATGGCGAAAATGGGCGCCACTGGGTGCAGTGGAATGATCCATGGCCGAAGCCGAGCTATCTCTTCGCGCTGGTCGCCGGTGATCTGGTCGCCAATAATGACAGTTTCACCACCCGCTCGGGCAAGCCGGTAGAGCTCAATATCTGGGTCCGCGACGGCGATCTCGATCGCACCGGTCATGCCATGCAGGCGGTCAAGGATTCGATGCGCTGGGATGAGGAAACCTATGGCCGCGAATATGATCTTGGCCTGTTCAACATTGTGGCGGTCAGCGATTTCAACATGGGCGCGATGGAGAATAAGGGGCTGAATATCTTCAACTCCCGCTATATTCTCGCCGATCCCGAAGTCGCGACGGACGCTGATTTTGACGGAATCGAGGGCGTCGTCGCGCATGAATATTTCCACAATTGGTCGGGAAACAGAGTGACTTGTCGCGACTGGTTCCAGCTTAGTCTGAAGGAAGGTTTCACTGTCTACCGCGACCAGAGCTTCTCTGCCGACATGGGTTCGGCTGCGCTGAAGCGGATCGAGGATGTGCGGATATTGCGGGCAGCGCAATTCCCCGAGGATGCGGGGCCATTGGCCCATCCGATCCGTCCGGAAAGCTATCAGGAAATCTCCAATTTCTACACCGCGACCATCTATAACAAGGGCGCGGAAATCATCCGGATGATGAACACACTGATGGGACCGGAGAATTTCCGCAAGGGCACCGATCTCTATTTCGACCGGCATGACGGCGAAGCCGCGACCTGCGAGGATTTTGTCACCGCAATGGAAGACGGCGGCGATATTGATCTCAAACAGTTTCGCAAATGGTATGAGACGCCGGGCACGCCGCGGGTAAGCGCGACGCTGTCCCACGACCCGCAAACCGGTACGGCCACAATCCGGCTGACGCAGAGAATCGCGCAGAATGGCGAAAAGCCGAAGCCGTCCGAACTGCTCATTCCGCTGCGGACGGCGCTGCTCGATCCGGAAACCGGCGCGCACCAGGGCGAACAGCTGCTGTTGCTCGATCAGGCCGAGAAAAGCTTCGCGCTTGAAGGCTATAAGGAACGGCCGATCCTGTCGATCAATCGCGGTTTCTCCGCGCCGATCATATTGGACAGCGACCAGACCGCCGAGGAACTGGCCTTTCTGTCGGCCCATGACGACGATCCCTTCGCCCGGTTCGAGGCGATGCAGCAACTGATGACCAATTATCTGACGGCCAGGGTTTCGGGCACGCCGGTTGATCGGGATATTATCCTGCTGGCGGTCGCGAAAATACTCGCGGACACGTCAATCGACCCTGCCTTTCTCGCCGAGCTGATCCAGCTGCCCAGCGAAGCCTTTCTTGGCGACCAGATGGTCGAGGTCGACCCGCAGGCGATTCACGAGGAACGCGAAAAATTGCGCGGCAAGATCGCGGTGCAGTTCGAAAAGCAGTTCCGAAAATTGTACAAAAGCTGCTGGCCGGGTGAATTTTCGCTCGACGCAGAGGCCCGCGGCAAGCGCAAATTGCGCAATGTTACTCTGGGCTATCTTGCGGCCTCCTTTTCCGAAGATGCCGCAGAAATCGCCTTTGACCAGTATCGCGAAGCGGATAATATGACCGCCATGCAGGGCGCGCTGGCGGTCTTGTCCAATCTGGAATCGGAGGAACGGTCGGCAGCTTTTGATAATTTCTACAAGAGATTCAAGGACAACGCGCTGGTTCTGGACAAATGGTTCAGCCTGCAGGCGATGTCGCAGCGTCCGGATGCGCTGAAGCGGATCGACAGTCTGTCGCGGCATCCCGACTTCACCCTGTCCAATCCCAACCGGGTGCGCGCGCTTTATGGTGCGTTCACCGGTAATGCGGTGCGTTTCCACGATCCGTCGGGCAAAGGCTATCAGTTGATCGCCGATATGGTGATCGCGCTGGACAAGCAAAATCCGCAGACCGCAGCGCGCTTTATCCCGCCCCTCGGGCGCTGGCGCCGCTACGAACGGGGACGGTCGGAACTGATGCGGCTGGCGCTGGAGAAGATCGCTGGGCAACCGGATCTCTCGAAAGATGTTGCCGAACAGGTGCACAAGAGCCTTGCTTGA
- a CDS encoding DASS family sodium-coupled anion symporter, producing MNAQRIGLWAGLAGFGAMLLVPAPEAMSTPAWHVAALTLLMATWWMTQAVPLTATALLPFLALPTMDVMSAGETASQYYSPILFLILGGAFLALAIERVGLHKRLALAIIGLSGKTAWGILFAFMIATALLSMLISNTSSTLIMIPIALAVLVAGGVKDGETEGFAGALVMGVAFAASIGGLGTLVGSPTNAIAAGLINKTLGMNLNFLSWLKFGIPIVLIGIPVLAAILIAVQKVGRHSFDGVKAKLAIGSPGPWSVPEKRVVPVVAIVVLGWLFLPQLKTLFPDGALHDGSVAIFGGLLLFSLPDGTGRRLLNWDEADKAPWGVIMLFGGGLALAAGIIESGLASWLGGALEPLKSVPVLVIAVALVALVILVTEFASNVATASGIMPVVASLILATGVDPVLLAVPAAMAASWGFMLPSGTGPNAIAWSTGHIELPKMLKSGLLLDLAGIPIIIGCIWMVSVVTS from the coding sequence ATGAACGCACAACGCATCGGTCTATGGGCGGGGCTCGCCGGATTTGGCGCCATGCTGCTCGTGCCGGCTCCGGAAGCGATGTCGACGCCCGCCTGGCACGTGGCCGCGCTGACCCTGCTGATGGCGACATGGTGGATGACCCAGGCGGTGCCGCTGACAGCGACCGCGTTGCTGCCGTTTCTCGCGCTGCCGACGATGGACGTGATGAGCGCGGGCGAAACCGCCAGTCAATATTATTCGCCGATCCTCTTCCTCATTCTCGGCGGCGCTTTTCTCGCTCTGGCGATAGAGCGTGTCGGCCTGCACAAGCGGCTGGCGCTGGCGATTATCGGCCTGTCCGGCAAGACCGCCTGGGGCATATTATTCGCCTTCATGATCGCCACCGCCTTGCTCAGCATGCTGATCTCCAACACATCTTCCACTCTGATCATGATCCCGATCGCGCTGGCGGTGCTGGTCGCGGGGGGCGTCAAGGACGGCGAGACTGAAGGCTTTGCTGGCGCCCTGGTCATGGGTGTCGCCTTCGCCGCGTCGATCGGCGGGCTCGGCACTCTCGTGGGCAGTCCGACCAACGCGATTGCCGCCGGTCTGATCAACAAGACATTGGGCATGAATCTCAATTTCCTCAGCTGGCTGAAATTCGGCATCCCGATCGTGCTCATTGGTATCCCCGTTCTCGCCGCCATTCTCATTGCAGTGCAAAAGGTTGGCCGGCACAGTTTCGACGGCGTGAAAGCAAAATTGGCGATCGGCTCGCCGGGTCCGTGGAGCGTGCCGGAGAAGCGCGTGGTCCCGGTCGTCGCGATCGTCGTGCTCGGCTGGCTGTTTCTGCCGCAGCTCAAAACGCTCTTCCCCGATGGTGCCCTGCACGATGGCAGTGTCGCCATTTTCGGCGGACTGCTTTTATTCTCGCTGCCCGATGGCACCGGTCGGCGGCTGCTCAACTGGGATGAAGCAGACAAGGCGCCATGGGGCGTGATCATGCTGTTCGGCGGCGGCCTTGCGCTGGCCGCAGGGATCATCGAGTCTGGTCTGGCAAGCTGGCTGGGCGGTGCATTGGAACCCCTGAAATCGGTACCGGTGCTGGTCATAGCTGTCGCCTTGGTCGCGCTGGTCATTCTGGTCACCGAATTTGCTTCCAACGTCGCCACCGCCAGCGGCATCATGCCGGTGGTCGCCAGCCTGATCCTCGCCACCGGCGTCGATCCGGTGCTGCTCGCTGTGCCTGCCGCAATGGCGGCCAGCTGGGGCTTCATGCTGCCTAGCGGTACCGGTCCCAATGCGATTGCCTGGTCGACCGGCCATATCGAGCTGCCGAAAATGCTGAAATCCGGCCTGCTGCTCGACCTCGCCGGCATCCCGATCATAATCGGCTGCATCTGGATGGTTTCCGTTGTAACCAGTTAG
- a CDS encoding beta-eliminating lyase-related protein, which produces MRFFSDNAASVHPRLLEALAAANAQDTAYDGDALSAQLNGAFSDLFETQVEALWVATGTAANSLALAAMCQPHQGVICHKEAHIEQDEAGAPGFFTGGAKLMLLDGAGAKLSPESVEAHCAAIRDDVHQVQPAAVSITNASEYGMVYRPDEVAGLAEVCESRGLGLHMDGARFANAVATLGCSPAELTWKAGVDALSFGFVKNGGMSAEALIFFDREMAADTHYRRKRAGHLQSKGRFLAAQLLAMLEDDLWLANARAANAGAQIIAEVAGDRLIYPVQANEIFIRLSADEAAKLRATGFDFYDWGEGQARLVTSWNQSAEDIRPLAEAIASL; this is translated from the coding sequence ATGCGATTTTTCTCTGACAATGCCGCGTCGGTCCATCCCAGACTGCTGGAAGCGCTTGCCGCCGCCAATGCGCAGGACACCGCCTATGACGGCGATGCCCTGAGCGCGCAGCTCAATGGCGCTTTTTCCGATCTGTTCGAAACGCAGGTCGAGGCGCTCTGGGTGGCGACCGGAACGGCGGCCAATTCATTGGCGCTGGCCGCAATGTGTCAGCCGCATCAGGGCGTGATCTGTCACAAGGAAGCCCATATCGAGCAGGACGAGGCCGGCGCCCCCGGTTTCTTTACCGGTGGGGCAAAGCTGATGCTGCTCGACGGCGCGGGCGCAAAACTGTCACCGGAAAGCGTCGAGGCCCATTGTGCGGCGATCCGTGACGATGTGCATCAGGTGCAGCCCGCCGCTGTCTCCATCACCAACGCCAGCGAATATGGCATGGTCTATCGCCCCGATGAAGTCGCCGGACTGGCTGAGGTCTGCGAATCGCGCGGGCTCGGCCTGCATATGGATGGCGCGCGCTTTGCCAATGCGGTGGCGACGCTCGGCTGCTCGCCCGCCGAGCTGACCTGGAAGGCAGGCGTCGATGCGCTGAGTTTTGGCTTCGTCAAAAATGGCGGAATGAGCGCCGAAGCGCTGATATTCTTCGATCGCGAAATGGCCGCTGACACGCATTATCGCCGCAAGCGCGCCGGCCATCTGCAGTCCAAGGGCCGGTTTCTGGCGGCGCAGCTGCTCGCGATGCTGGAGGACGACCTGTGGCTTGCCAATGCGCGCGCCGCCAATGCCGGTGCGCAGATTATCGCCGAGGTCGCTGGCGACAGGTTGATCTATCCCGTCCAGGCGAACGAGATTTTCATCAGATTGTCGGCCGACGAAGCGGCGAAACTGCGTGCGACCGGATTTGATTTCTACGACTGGGGTGAAGGACAGGCGCGGCTGGTGACCAGCTGGAACCAGAGCGCGGAGGATATTCGCCCGTTGGCTGAAGCGATCGCGTCTCTATGA
- a CDS encoding EamA family transporter yields the protein MSGDESAEPSLLTPRILIPFLLVSLIWGSTWLVIKDQIAEVPPSWSVSYRFIIAAAAMFVLVAYKRLPFRLDRTGYLFALILGLFQFSFNFNFVYNAELFITSGLVAVLFALLMVPNAIMGRIFLGHRISGAFLGGSAIAALGIALLFWHEYRASPASLEQVLIGAALAFGGIMSASIANVMQAGERLKSYPMITVLAWAMLFGALINILLSWITVGPPVYETRAAYWGGIVYLGVIGSVVTFPLYFSMIREIGPGKAAYSSVLVPVVAMILSTIFEAYVWTWLPAAGAVLAMLGLLVALRARKPKTPRIAA from the coding sequence ATGAGCGGGGACGAGAGCGCTGAACCCAGCCTGCTCACACCCCGCATCCTGATCCCATTCCTGCTGGTCTCGCTGATCTGGGGATCGACCTGGCTGGTGATCAAGGACCAGATCGCCGAGGTGCCGCCCAGCTGGTCGGTCAGCTACCGGTTCATCATCGCCGCCGCCGCGATGTTCGTGCTGGTGGCCTACAAGCGCCTGCCGTTCCGGCTCGACCGCACCGGCTATCTGTTCGCGCTCATCCTCGGGCTTTTCCAGTTCTCGTTCAATTTCAACTTTGTCTATAATGCCGAGCTGTTCATCACCTCGGGCCTGGTCGCGGTGCTGTTCGCGCTGCTGATGGTCCCCAACGCGATCATGGGGCGCATCTTCCTCGGCCACAGGATATCGGGCGCTTTTCTCGGCGGCTCGGCGATTGCCGCACTGGGCATCGCTTTGTTGTTCTGGCACGAGTATCGCGCCTCTCCGGCCAGCCTTGAGCAGGTGCTGATCGGCGCGGCGCTGGCCTTTGGCGGGATCATGTCGGCATCTATCGCGAACGTGATGCAGGCCGGCGAACGGCTGAAATCCTATCCGATGATCACGGTGCTGGCCTGGGCGATGCTGTTCGGCGCGCTGATCAATATCCTGCTATCCTGGATCACCGTCGGCCCGCCGGTCTACGAGACGCGCGCCGCCTATTGGGGCGGGATTGTCTATCTCGGTGTCATCGGATCGGTCGTGACCTTCCCGCTATATTTCTCGATGATCCGCGAAATAGGGCCGGGCAAGGCTGCCTATTCCAGCGTGCTGGTGCCGGTGGTGGCGATGATATTGTCGACGATTTTCGAGGCTTATGTCTGGACCTGGCTGCCCGCTGCGGGCGCGGTGCTGGCGATGCTCGGCCTGCTGGTGGCTTTGCGCGCGCGCAAGCCGAAGACGCCGCGTATCGCGGCCTGA
- a CDS encoding SDR family oxidoreductase produces MQRVLIFGMGYTASRLAHRLRALGYEVIGTRREAQDGALAFDDAPSVLAALESASHVLSSVPPASDDSEPVLERYGEEIRAASLQWCGYLSATGVYGDVDGAWVDESAPTGSGRRKARSKADKRWQGLRDDVHVLRLPGIYGPGRSPLIRVRSGKARRVNMPGQVFSRIHVDDIVSAVIASFDGPAGVYNISDDMPAPQHEVIAHAARLLGMDVPPLLSLEEANLSQAALGFYEENRRIANGKAKRLLNWQPQYPDYKAGLQALLD; encoded by the coding sequence ATGCAGCGCGTATTGATCTTCGGCATGGGATATACGGCTTCGCGGCTGGCGCACCGGTTGCGGGCGCTGGGCTATGAGGTGATCGGCACCCGCCGGGAAGCGCAGGATGGCGCGCTGGCTTTTGACGATGCGCCCTCCGTGCTGGCGGCGCTGGAATCGGCGAGCCATGTCCTCTCCTCGGTTCCGCCAGCGAGCGATGACAGCGAACCGGTGCTCGAACGATATGGCGAAGAGATCAGGGCCGCGTCGCTGCAATGGTGCGGCTATCTCTCCGCGACCGGCGTCTATGGCGATGTCGACGGTGCCTGGGTGGACGAAAGCGCGCCGACCGGTTCGGGCCGCCGCAAGGCGCGCAGCAAGGCCGACAAGCGCTGGCAGGGATTGCGCGATGATGTGCATGTTCTGCGCCTGCCGGGCATATATGGTCCGGGCCGTAGCCCGCTCATCCGGGTCCGCAGCGGCAAGGCCCGACGGGTCAATATGCCCGGACAGGTGTTCAGCCGTATCCATGTCGATGATATTGTCAGCGCTGTGATCGCTTCGTTCGACGGGCCGGCGGGCGTCTATAATATTTCCGATGACATGCCAGCGCCGCAACATGAGGTGATCGCTCATGCCGCGCGCCTGCTGGGCATGGATGTTCCGCCGCTGCTCTCGCTGGAGGAGGCCAATCTGTCGCAGGCCGCGCTAGGCTTCTACGAGGAAAACCGGCGCATCGCCAATGGCAAGGCGAAACGGCTGCTGAACTGGCAGCCGCAATATCCGGACTATAAGGCGGGGTTGCAGGCGCTGCTCGACTGA
- the pgeF gene encoding peptidoglycan editing factor PgeF, which produces MLDITTSPLLEGAKHGFLGRAGDVSEGIYAGLNIGLGSDDDRETIMENRRRATEGVLPGSELVTVHQIHSAEVMTVTGPLPLDQRPQADAMVTDRPNLLLGILTADCVPVLFHDPEVKIIGAAHAGWKGALAGVTDNVITAMEALGANRSNIACAIGPCIAQTSYEVDAAFRARFLEADADNDRFFAAGKTDHFQFDIEDYVAARLQAAGITTFDKLGLDTYANEDRYFSYRRSCHRDEAGYGRQISLIGLAV; this is translated from the coding sequence TTGCTTGATATCACTACGTCTCCCTTGCTTGAAGGCGCGAAACACGGTTTTCTTGGCCGGGCAGGGGATGTTTCGGAAGGGATTTATGCGGGACTGAATATCGGTCTGGGCAGCGATGACGATCGCGAGACGATCATGGAAAACCGCCGCCGCGCCACGGAAGGCGTGCTGCCGGGTAGCGAACTGGTGACGGTGCACCAGATCCACAGCGCGGAAGTCATGACTGTGACCGGACCCCTGCCGCTGGACCAGCGTCCGCAGGCCGATGCGATGGTGACGGACAGGCCGAACCTGCTGCTCGGGATATTGACCGCCGATTGCGTGCCGGTGCTGTTTCACGATCCCGAAGTCAAAATAATCGGCGCCGCCCATGCCGGGTGGAAGGGCGCTTTGGCCGGGGTTACCGACAATGTGATAACCGCCATGGAAGCGCTTGGTGCGAATCGCAGCAATATCGCCTGCGCCATCGGCCCTTGCATTGCGCAGACCAGCTATGAAGTCGACGCGGCCTTCCGCGCGCGGTTTCTCGAAGCCGATGCGGATAATGATCGCTTCTTCGCGGCGGGCAAAACGGACCATTTCCAGTTTGATATCGAGGATTATGTCGCCGCCCGCCTGCAAGCGGCGGGCATCACCACATTCGATAAACTCGGCCTCGACACTTATGCCAACGAGGACCGCTATTTCAGCTATCGCCGCTCCTGCCACCGTGACGAAGCGGGCTATGGCAGGCAGATTTCGCTGATCGGCCTTGCGGTTTAA
- a CDS encoding M48 family metallopeptidase has protein sequence MSRILMLFVAAMLVAGLPVESGFAQSGAPAFDVEQASRAYIDTLQGAELEKSNNYFEGGYWLILWGAIVGILVDFLILQSRLSARFRDWAERVTSRKWLQPALYALPYVIAGFLITLPWTIYTDFFREQQYDLMSQAFGGWFGEQMIGLVISLIMFSLLIMAIFAVIRRAPKTWWLWGTGVISIFLFIGMMLGPVFISPLFNDYQEMAEGPMRDRIVAMAAEYDIPADNIYVFDQSKQHKRISANVSGIGPTIRISLNDNLLERTDPEEVAAVMGHELGHYVLGHTWRTIFILALIIGFGLFVIARLAPRLIERHGARWGIRNMSDPAAIPLLSLILTAYFFAATPALNSLVRITESDADQFGLDSAREPDGFAEVSMRLSEYRKIEPGPIEEMLFFDHPSGATRVRMAMQWKADNVENPVIQNPGKLEQE, from the coding sequence ATGTCGAGAATATTGATGCTATTTGTCGCCGCCATGCTGGTCGCCGGCCTGCCGGTGGAAAGCGGTTTCGCGCAATCCGGCGCACCAGCCTTTGATGTCGAACAGGCCAGCCGCGCCTATATCGACACATTGCAGGGCGCAGAGCTCGAGAAGTCGAACAATTATTTTGAAGGTGGCTATTGGCTGATCCTTTGGGGCGCCATCGTCGGCATATTGGTCGACTTCCTGATCCTGCAGTCTCGCCTGTCGGCTCGCTTCCGCGACTGGGCCGAACGGGTGACCAGCAGAAAATGGCTGCAACCTGCCCTCTATGCCCTGCCCTATGTGATTGCCGGCTTTCTGATCACCCTGCCATGGACGATCTACACCGACTTCTTCCGGGAACAGCAATATGACCTGATGAGCCAGGCTTTCGGGGGCTGGTTCGGCGAGCAGATGATCGGCCTCGTGATCTCGCTGATCATGTTCTCGCTGCTGATCATGGCGATCTTCGCGGTGATCCGGCGCGCGCCCAAGACCTGGTGGCTCTGGGGAACCGGCGTGATTTCGATCTTTCTGTTTATCGGCATGATGCTTGGGCCGGTGTTCATTTCGCCCCTGTTCAATGACTATCAGGAGATGGCGGAAGGACCGATGCGCGACCGGATTGTCGCGATGGCGGCGGAATATGATATTCCGGCTGACAATATCTATGTGTTCGACCAGTCCAAACAGCATAAGAGAATATCGGCCAATGTTTCCGGTATCGGACCAACGATCCGGATTTCACTCAACGACAATTTGCTCGAGCGCACCGATCCGGAAGAGGTCGCGGCGGTCATGGGCCATGAACTGGGCCATTATGTACTCGGCCATACCTGGCGCACAATATTCATTCTGGCGCTCATCATTGGTTTCGGACTGTTCGTTATCGCGCGGCTCGCGCCCCGGCTGATCGAACGCCATGGCGCGAGATGGGGCATCCGGAACATGTCGGATCCTGCGGCGATTCCGTTGCTCAGCCTCATACTGACCGCCTATTTCTTCGCCGCGACGCCGGCACTCAATAGCCTCGTCAGGATTACCGAAAGCGACGCCGACCAATTCGGGCTGGATTCGGCGAGAGAACCGGACGGATTTGCCGAGGTTTCGATGCGCTTGTCGGAATATCGCAAGATCGAACCGGGACCGATCGAAGAAATGCTGTTCTTCGATCATCCCTCGGGTGCCACGCGTGTGCGGATGGCAATGCAGTGGAAGGCCGACAATGTCGAAAATCCGGTGATTCAGAACCCCGGCAAGCTGGAACAGGAATAG